One window from the genome of Aminivibrio pyruvatiphilus encodes:
- the nifJ gene encoding pyruvate:ferredoxin (flavodoxin) oxidoreductase: MKRNWKTMDGNTAAAHVSYAFTEVAAIYPITPSSTMPEVIDEWAAHGRKNIFGKTVRVTELQSEAGAAGAVHGSLSAGSLSTTFTASQGLLLMMPNMYKIAGEMLPGVFDVSARAIAGHALSIFGDHSDVMACRGTGFAMLAAGSVQEVMDLTAVAHLAAIKGSIPFLNYFDGFRTSHEVQKIDALEYEDLAKLVDYDSLAKFKARAMNPERPFQKGTAQNPDIFFQAKEAINRFYTVIPEIVESYMQEIKKLTGREYHPFNYYGAPDAEHVIIAMGSVCQAIEETVDYLNARGGKTGVLEVHLYRPFSEKYFFDVLPASVKRIAVLDRCKEIGALGEPLYEDVCTLFKDKAEKPLVIGGRYGLGSKDTTPTHIKSVFDNLKSYQPRDHFTISITDDVTFTSLPVNEEIAAAPEGTIRCKFWGLGSDGTVGANKNSIKIIGDETDLYAQGYFAYDSKKSGGITVSHLRFGKKPIKSTYLIDTADFIACHKQEYVHLYDVLAGLKEGGTFLLNTQWTSVEDLDRHLPAKVKRYLANRKINFYVMNGTDIGEEIGLGNRINMIMQSAFFKLSGVIPIEDAVKYMKDAIDHTYGKKGEKILEMNYKAVDAGIDALKKIEIPADWANASTDPVLLSGLPEEIPDFIREVCMPINAQQGDSLPVSAFVGREDGHFPSGTSAYEKRGVAVNVPEWKSDKCIQCNQCSMVCPHASIRPFILNEEEAGQAPEGFGAVEIKGKEFPGCRYKMQVDVLDCMGCGNCADICPVGALEMKPLATQEKEIPNWNYALTVSDKSAETNKFTVKGSQFSQPLLEFSGACSGCGETPYVKLVTQLFGDRMIVANATGCTSIWGGSAPSMPYTVNAKGQGPAWANSLFEDNAEYGYGMKLSLNATVDYIVDAMNGLVAMDIPEDMKAAFTEWLESMDDGEKSKAAAEKVLAVLDRDIGAEGNKLLCEIACRKDYLVKKSVWIFGGDGWAYDIGFGGLDHVLASGEDVNVLVLDTEVYSNTGGQSSKSTPTAAIAKFAASGKRVKKKDLGRIAMTYGYVYVAQVGMGADKNQLMKALKEAEAYKGPSLVIAYAPCIAHGIGAGMGKTQEQTKKAVEAGYWHLYRYNPDLALEGKNPFVLDSKEPKADFQEFLMSEVRYASLKKEFPDVADQLFEKAEKDAKERYEIYRQLAEMGKQPVKAEA, from the coding sequence ATGAAAAGAAACTGGAAAACGATGGACGGAAACACCGCGGCGGCTCACGTCTCATACGCTTTCACTGAAGTTGCCGCAATCTATCCCATCACACCGTCCTCCACAATGCCCGAAGTGATTGATGAATGGGCGGCCCATGGCAGAAAGAACATTTTCGGAAAAACTGTCAGGGTCACCGAGCTCCAGTCCGAGGCAGGAGCTGCCGGCGCAGTTCACGGAAGCCTTTCCGCAGGTTCTCTCTCCACCACGTTTACGGCCTCCCAGGGACTTCTTCTCATGATGCCCAATATGTACAAGATCGCCGGCGAAATGCTTCCCGGAGTTTTCGATGTCAGTGCCCGGGCCATAGCAGGCCACGCACTCTCAATCTTCGGCGATCACAGCGACGTCATGGCCTGCAGAGGCACCGGCTTCGCCATGCTTGCCGCGGGAAGCGTCCAGGAAGTCATGGATCTCACTGCGGTGGCCCACCTTGCCGCCATCAAGGGAAGCATTCCCTTTCTCAACTATTTCGACGGCTTCAGAACTTCCCACGAAGTCCAGAAGATCGATGCCCTGGAATATGAAGACCTGGCGAAACTCGTAGATTATGACTCCCTTGCGAAGTTCAAGGCCCGGGCCATGAACCCGGAACGCCCCTTCCAGAAGGGAACCGCCCAGAACCCCGATATTTTCTTCCAGGCAAAAGAAGCCATCAACCGTTTCTATACGGTGATTCCCGAAATAGTCGAATCCTACATGCAGGAGATCAAGAAACTTACCGGACGGGAGTATCACCCCTTCAACTATTACGGCGCCCCCGACGCGGAGCACGTGATCATCGCCATGGGCTCTGTATGCCAGGCCATCGAGGAGACGGTAGACTACCTCAACGCGCGGGGCGGCAAGACCGGCGTGCTCGAAGTTCACCTCTACAGGCCCTTCTCAGAGAAGTATTTCTTCGATGTTCTTCCGGCTTCCGTCAAGAGAATCGCCGTGCTCGACCGCTGCAAGGAAATCGGCGCACTCGGCGAACCTCTCTATGAGGATGTCTGCACCCTCTTCAAGGACAAGGCCGAGAAACCCCTTGTGATCGGCGGAAGGTACGGTCTCGGCTCCAAGGATACGACACCGACCCACATCAAGTCGGTGTTCGACAATCTCAAGTCCTACCAGCCCAGGGACCATTTCACCATCAGCATCACCGACGACGTCACCTTTACCTCGCTGCCGGTCAACGAGGAGATTGCCGCCGCACCGGAAGGAACCATCCGCTGCAAGTTCTGGGGACTCGGCTCCGACGGAACGGTGGGCGCCAACAAGAACTCCATCAAGATCATCGGCGACGAAACTGATCTCTACGCCCAGGGATATTTCGCCTACGACTCGAAGAAGTCGGGCGGTATCACGGTTTCCCATCTCCGTTTCGGAAAAAAGCCCATCAAGTCCACCTACCTCATCGACACGGCAGATTTCATCGCCTGCCACAAGCAGGAGTATGTCCACCTGTATGACGTTCTTGCCGGCCTGAAGGAAGGCGGCACGTTCCTGCTGAATACCCAGTGGACATCCGTTGAAGATCTGGACAGGCATCTTCCCGCCAAGGTCAAGCGCTACCTTGCCAACAGGAAGATCAACTTCTACGTTATGAACGGAACCGATATCGGCGAAGAAATCGGTCTCGGCAACAGGATCAACATGATCATGCAGTCCGCCTTCTTCAAACTTTCCGGCGTCATTCCCATCGAGGACGCGGTGAAGTACATGAAGGATGCCATCGACCACACCTATGGCAAGAAGGGCGAAAAGATCCTCGAGATGAACTACAAGGCAGTGGATGCCGGGATTGATGCCCTGAAGAAGATCGAAATCCCTGCCGATTGGGCAAACGCCTCCACCGATCCGGTGCTTCTGAGCGGCCTTCCCGAGGAAATCCCCGATTTCATAAGGGAAGTGTGCATGCCCATCAACGCTCAGCAGGGCGACAGCCTTCCCGTCAGCGCTTTTGTCGGCCGGGAGGACGGGCATTTCCCGTCGGGCACGTCGGCCTATGAAAAGCGGGGCGTTGCCGTCAACGTTCCCGAGTGGAAGAGCGACAAGTGCATCCAGTGCAACCAGTGCTCCATGGTCTGTCCTCACGCTTCCATCCGCCCCTTCATCCTGAACGAAGAGGAAGCCGGCCAGGCTCCCGAAGGATTCGGCGCAGTGGAAATCAAGGGAAAGGAATTCCCCGGATGCAGGTACAAGATGCAGGTTGACGTCCTGGACTGCATGGGCTGCGGAAACTGCGCTGACATCTGTCCCGTGGGCGCCCTCGAGATGAAGCCCCTTGCCACCCAGGAGAAGGAAATACCGAACTGGAACTACGCTCTCACCGTTTCGGACAAGTCTGCCGAGACGAACAAGTTCACAGTCAAGGGAAGCCAGTTCTCCCAGCCGCTTCTTGAGTTCTCCGGTGCATGCTCGGGATGCGGAGAAACTCCTTATGTTAAACTGGTCACCCAGCTCTTCGGAGACAGGATGATCGTTGCAAACGCCACCGGATGCACCTCCATCTGGGGCGGTTCGGCTCCGAGCATGCCCTACACCGTCAACGCAAAGGGGCAGGGGCCTGCATGGGCGAATTCCCTCTTCGAGGACAATGCCGAATACGGGTACGGCATGAAACTCTCCCTCAACGCCACGGTTGATTACATCGTCGATGCCATGAACGGCCTCGTTGCGATGGATATCCCCGAAGACATGAAGGCCGCCTTTACCGAATGGCTGGAGTCCATGGACGACGGAGAAAAATCGAAGGCAGCCGCGGAAAAGGTGCTCGCCGTCCTGGACAGGGATATCGGAGCTGAAGGCAATAAGCTGCTGTGCGAAATTGCCTGCAGGAAAGACTATCTTGTCAAGAAATCCGTCTGGATTTTCGGCGGCGACGGCTGGGCTTATGATATCGGCTTCGGCGGCCTCGACCATGTGCTTGCTTCCGGAGAAGACGTGAACGTCCTCGTCCTCGACACGGAAGTCTATTCCAACACCGGCGGACAGTCCTCCAAATCCACTCCCACCGCCGCTATTGCCAAGTTTGCCGCCTCCGGCAAGCGGGTCAAGAAGAAGGACCTCGGCCGGATTGCCATGACCTACGGTTACGTCTACGTTGCCCAGGTTGGCATGGGAGCAGACAAGAACCAGCTGATGAAGGCCCTGAAGGAAGCCGAAGCGTACAAGGGGCCCTCCCTAGTGATCGCCTACGCCCCCTGCATTGCTCACGGCATCGGTGCCGGAATGGGCAAGACCCAGGAACAGACGAAAAAGGCGGTGGAAGCCGGCTACTGGCACCTTTACAGGTATAACCCCGACCTTGCCCTTGAAGGAAAGAACCCCTTCGTCCTGGATTCCAAGGAGCCCAAGGCTGATTTCCAGGAGTTCCTCATGAGCGAAGTCCGGTACGCTTCCCTGAAGAAGGAGTTCCCCGATGTGGCGGACCAGCTCTTTGAAAAGGCCGAGAAGGACGCCAAGGAGCGGTATGAGATCTACCGCCAGCTTGCCGAAATGGGCAAACAGCCCGTGAAGGCGGAAGCATAG